A single Pseudomonas sp. MM223 DNA region contains:
- the rapA_2 gene encoding RNA polymerase-associated protein RapA (*Name rapA_2) yields the protein MKRPRLLNSQPVLLEAAVFDGYDMGILMPYIEGANKVMFARSGFFIRRGDHPLCRYWRVPKAKFIDELDLVYHQLIELAGGKVTESWQAFRQKIESALANPRRDAFISGMLLRIAPLADGGVLLSGDYHPGVVAVARRMRGVFLGKSSSWRVNATAEILRSNLVLELGLVEDQFEILDVVQELLSDGSVTPAADIPRISLGGTPQEPSTAASGEESSNDIYLAAVSPIERTEFSDATIAQALVGYSLLDHQPAGIAHLLQRTSALLADDMGLGKTRQAIIAAHISAAGRPILVVTLSSLLINWQREILAVYPDATVAVQKHDPLVQWMLINYERLGDYVLLAEHYHVLVVDEAHQLKEPTAERTRHGFDIAAKVPNRYLLTGTPVLNRETELHTLLRLSGHPVGQLPLSDFCERFAGSPEFRQNLRAELGDWMLRRRKDVLPGLKGKHRQLLPVAMGVEERKKYDSIRLEDRPIFARLGALRHYLEQVKVRVAMDLLGELDPEDKVILFCEFKPTVAHLKELCDAAGIGNVTLVGSDTLTKRQKAIDKFQGAPDCRAFICTTQAAGTGNNLTAANYVFFLGLPWTPGQQDQAEDRAYRNGQLRTVIVKIPLVENSIDQQLWQMLLAKRQVSLELIEPEEQQDALAKAMLAATISQ from the coding sequence TTGAAACGACCACGCCTCCTCAACAGCCAGCCAGTGTTGCTCGAAGCCGCCGTGTTCGACGGCTACGACATGGGCATCCTCATGCCGTACATTGAGGGCGCAAACAAGGTCATGTTCGCCCGTAGCGGGTTCTTCATTCGCCGCGGCGATCACCCACTCTGCCGTTATTGGCGCGTGCCCAAGGCCAAGTTCATCGACGAGCTGGACCTGGTGTACCACCAACTGATCGAGCTGGCCGGTGGCAAGGTCACTGAATCATGGCAGGCATTCCGCCAGAAGATCGAGAGCGCACTGGCCAACCCACGCCGAGACGCTTTCATCTCCGGAATGCTGCTGCGAATTGCTCCGCTAGCCGACGGCGGTGTGCTGCTGTCCGGAGATTATCATCCTGGAGTCGTTGCAGTGGCCCGCCGGATGCGGGGAGTGTTCCTGGGCAAATCCAGCTCGTGGCGAGTCAACGCCACCGCCGAGATCCTGCGCAGCAACCTGGTCCTGGAGCTCGGTCTTGTAGAGGATCAGTTCGAGATCCTGGACGTTGTACAGGAGCTCCTGAGCGATGGCTCTGTGACTCCAGCAGCAGACATTCCGCGCATCAGCCTGGGCGGTACTCCTCAGGAACCCTCGACAGCCGCCAGCGGTGAGGAGAGCTCCAACGACATCTACCTCGCTGCCGTCTCGCCGATCGAACGCACCGAGTTCTCAGATGCCACGATCGCCCAGGCCCTGGTCGGCTATTCCCTGCTCGATCACCAGCCTGCTGGCATCGCTCACCTGCTCCAGCGCACCAGCGCACTGCTGGCTGATGATATGGGCCTCGGCAAGACGCGCCAGGCCATCATCGCGGCGCATATCAGTGCAGCCGGTCGCCCGATCCTGGTGGTGACCCTTTCCTCGTTGCTGATCAACTGGCAGCGCGAAATCCTGGCGGTCTACCCCGACGCGACAGTCGCTGTGCAGAAGCACGACCCGCTGGTCCAATGGATGCTGATCAACTACGAGCGTCTCGGCGACTACGTGCTGCTGGCTGAGCATTACCACGTTCTAGTGGTCGACGAGGCGCACCAATTGAAGGAGCCGACTGCCGAGCGTACACGCCATGGCTTCGATATCGCAGCCAAGGTGCCGAATCGCTATCTGCTGACAGGAACGCCTGTCCTCAATCGCGAGACGGAGCTGCACACCCTGCTACGTCTATCGGGGCACCCGGTCGGCCAGTTGCCCCTCAGCGATTTCTGCGAACGCTTCGCCGGCAGCCCAGAGTTCCGGCAAAACCTCCGGGCAGAACTGGGCGACTGGATGCTTCGCCGGCGCAAAGACGTTCTGCCCGGGCTCAAGGGTAAGCACCGGCAGTTGCTGCCCGTGGCGATGGGGGTGGAGGAGCGGAAAAAGTACGACAGCATTCGCCTCGAGGACAGGCCCATCTTTGCCAGGCTCGGCGCGCTTCGCCATTACCTGGAACAGGTGAAGGTCAGAGTCGCTATGGACCTGCTGGGCGAGCTGGACCCCGAAGACAAGGTTATCCTGTTCTGCGAGTTCAAACCCACCGTCGCGCACCTCAAGGAGCTGTGCGATGCAGCCGGTATCGGGAACGTCACCCTGGTCGGCAGTGACACACTCACCAAACGACAGAAGGCGATCGACAAGTTCCAGGGCGCCCCCGACTGCAGGGCTTTCATCTGCACCACCCAAGCCGCCGGTACCGGCAACAACCTCACGGCCGCCAACTACGTCTTCTTCCTGGGTCTGCCCTGGACACCCGGACAACAGGATCAGGCCGAGGACCGGGCGTACCGGAATGGTCAGCTCAGGACGGTGATCGTGAAGATCCCCCTCGTGGAGAACAGCATCGATCAGCAGCTCTGGCAGATGCTCTTAGCGAAGCGCCAAGTCAGCTTGGAGCTCATTGAACCGGAAGAGCAGCAGGACGCCTTGGCCAAGGCTATGCTCGCCGCGACCATCAGCCAGTAG